The Erigeron canadensis isolate Cc75 chromosome 4, C_canadensis_v1, whole genome shotgun sequence genome window below encodes:
- the LOC122594977 gene encoding probable linoleate 9S-lipoxygenase 5, translated as MGMMDIIKCGKNSNEGYGDEPELMNKVITGTVVLMKKNFLDLNDFGASFVDRVYDFFGKRVSIQLISSTHCDPSNGMNGKVGKEAYIEDWVTKKTPMAAGEANFSVTFDWKESMGMPGALMIKNHHHSQFYLKTVTLENVPGHGAIHFVCNSWVYPTYRYNYNRIFFANKSYLPSSTPEPLRHYREQELINLRGTGSGMLKEWDRVYDYDYYNDLGLPDKGPAKARPVLGGNPEYPYPRRGRTGRKPTKKDPKSESRLFLLSLKIYVPRDERFTHIKFSDFLGYAAKSIGQVVRPEVKAIFDKTFNEFDSFEDVLKLYQGGIKLPKRTIGKIRKRVHLELIKELLRFDGEQPLAFPMPDVIKENNTAWRTDEEFGREMLAGVNPVVIRRLEEFPPASKLELAEYGNQMSTLTKQDLEPNMNGLTVEQALDNKKLFILDHHDALMPYLKRINTTASKIYATRTVLLLQDDGTLKPLAIELSLPNDKPDSKGCTSEVYTPCEDGVEGTIWQLAKAYAAVNDSGYHQLISHWLNTHAVIEPFIIATNRQLSVLHPIHKLLKPHFRDTMNINALARQILINAGGVLEMTVFPAKYSMEMSAFIYKNWVFTEQALPADLLKRGVAVKDASQPHGLKLLIEDYPYAVDGLEIWSAIQTWVNDYCCVYYDSDETVKVDSELQSWWMELRTEGHGDKKDEPWWPKMQTRAELIDSCTTIIWIASALHAAVNFGQYPYAGYLPNRPTVSRRFMPKPNTPEYAELESDPEKGFLKTITSQFQTLIGVSLIEVLSRHSTDEIYLGQSESPYWTSDGTALEAFKSFGKRLEEIETRIMNRNNDERLKNRVGPVKVAYTLLYPNTSDYSREGGLTGKGIPNSISI; from the exons ATGGGGATGATGGACATTATCAAGTGTGGCAAGAACTCGAATGAAGGCTACGGAGACGAACCCGAGTTGATGAATAAGGTGATCACAGGGACAGTTGTGTTAATGAAGAAAAATTTTCTTGATCTTAATGATTTTGGTGCTTCCTTTGTTGATCGTGTTTATGATTTCTTTGGCAAACGTGTCTCTATTCAACTCATAAGTTCTACTCATTGTGATCCGT CAAATGGAATGAATGGGAAAGTTGGAAAGGAAGCATATATCGAAGATTGGGTGACGAAGAAGACACCCATGGCTGCAGGAGAAGCCAATTTCTCGGTGACATTCGATTGGAAAGAATCAATGGGAATGCCTGGTGCATTGATGATAAAAAACCATCACCATAGTCAGTTTTACCTCAAGACGGTAACATTAGAGAATGTTCCGGGTCATGGAGCCATCCATTTTGTTTGCAATTCATGGGTCTACCCGACATATCGTTACAACTACAACCGTATTTTCTTTGCTAACAAG TCATATTTACCATCTTCAACACCCGAACCATTGCGACACTATAGAGAGCAAGAACTTATCAATCTTAGAGGAACGGGTTCAGGAATGCTCAAGGAATGGGACAGGGTTTATGACTATGATTACTATAATGATTTGGGTCTCCCGGATAAGGGACCAGCCAAAGCCCGACCTGTTCTTGGTGGAAACCCGGAGTACCCATACCCAAGAAGAGGAAGAACTGGCcgaaaaccaacaaaaaaagATCCAAAGAGCGAAAGCAGATTGTTCCTTCTAAGTCTAAAAATTTATGTACCCCGTGATGAACGTTTCACACATATCAAGTTCTCGGATTTCTTAGGTTATGCAGCCAAATCCATAGGCCAAGTGGTTCGTCCTGAGGTTAAGGCCatatttgataaaacctttaatGAGTTTGATTCGTTTGAAGACGTGTTGAAGCTTTACCAAGGTGGGATTAAGCTCCCAAAACGCACAATTGGCAAGATTAGGAAACGTGTTCATTTGGAGTTGATCAAAGAACTTTTACGTTTTGATGGCGAGCAACCTCTTGCATTTCCAATGCCAGATGTTATCAAAG AGAACAACACAGCTTGGAGAACAGATGAAGAATTTGGAAGAGAAATGCTTGCCGGAGTTAACCCTGTGGTCATTCGTCGACTTGAA GAGTTTCCTCCAGCTAGCAAGCTAGAGCTGGCAGAGTATGGCAATCAAATGAGCACATTAACAAAACAAGACCTAGAACCAAACATGAATGGACTAACCGTAGAACAG GCTTTGGACAATAAAAAACTGTTCATCCTGGATCATCACGATGCATTGATGCCGTATCTAAAAAGAATCAACACTACAGCTTCAAAGATATATGCAACCCGAACAGTTCTCTTGCTACAAGATGATGGCACACTTAAGCCACTAGCTATCGAGTTAAGCTTGCCAAACGATAAGCCGGACAGCAAGGGTTGCACCAGCGAGGTCTATACTCCTTGTGAGGATGGCGTTGAAGGCACCATATGGCAGTTAGCCAAAGCTTATGCTGCAGTCAATGACTCTGGATATCATCAACTTATTAGCCACTG GCTGAACACTCATGCAGTGATAGAACCATTTATTATAGCTACAAATCGACAACTAAGTGTGCTTCATCCGATACACAAGCTACTAAAACCACATTTTCGTGATACAATGAACATAAATGCTTTAGCTAGACAGATACTAATCAATGCTGGGGGTGTACTTGAGATGACCGTGTTTCCAGCTAAGTACTCCATGGAAATGTCTGCTTTTATCTATAAGAATTGGGTCTTCACCGAGCAGGCTCTGCCTGCTGATCTACTAAAGAG GGGTGTAGCTGTCAAGGATGCAAGCCAACCCCATGGGCTAAAACTGCTCATAGAAGACTACCCATATGCAGTTGATGGGCTAGAGATTTGGTCAGCAATTCAAACATGGGTTAACGACTATTGTTGTGTATATTATGACTCTGATGAAACGGTTAAAGTTGATTCTGAACTCCAATCATGGTGGATGGAGTTAAGAACCGAGGGCCATGGTGACAAGAAAGACGAGCCATGGTGGCCTAAAATGCAAACACGAGCTGAGCTAATTGACTCATGCACCACCATCATATGGATCGCATCAGCTCTCCATGCAGCAGTAAATTTTGGCCAATACCCTTATGCGGGATACCTCCCTAACCGCCCAACTGTGAGCCGTAGGTTCATGCCAAAGCCAAATACACCGGAATATGCTGAGCTAGAGTCGGACCCTGAAAAGGGATTTTTGAAAACAATCACGAGCCAGTTCCAAACATTAATAGGAGTTTCTTTGATAGAGGTTTTGTCTAGACATTCAACAGATGAGATTTATCTTGGACAAAGTGAATCTCCGTATTGGACGTCAGATGGTACAGCATTAGAGGCTTTCAAGAGCTTTGGAAAGAGGCTTGAGGAGATTGAGACTAGGATAATGAATAGAAACAACGACGAGCGTTTGAAGAACAGAGTTGGACCAGTTAAGGTTGCATACACCTTGCTTTATCCAAACACTTCTGACTATAGTCGTGAGGGTGGACTTACAGGCAAGGGGATTCCCAATAGCATATCGATTTGA